The genomic region TAGAGACCTCACCCGATTTGAATTTGATGGGTCCGTTTAAGGCGTAGCCGTCTGGCTTGTAGCCTGGATATTTGGCATCAATTCCCGATTGAACGGCTGCCATTTTTATGGAAATATTTGGCATGCTCAGATATGTTAAATAGCCACCGAGTAGCATCACCGCAAAACCAACAGAAAACGTATTCAACCAACGTAAGGCGCCGCCCTTTTTCTGGCGTCGACGTGCTTTTTTATTGCTGATAATCTCATTCGATAAAGCTTTCTCAATCGCTTCGTTTTTCAATTGGTGAGCGGTTTTTACGACTGGCTTTTCTATTTTTTGCGGAGCGACGGCGACAAGCGGATTGTTATTCATAGCCAGAGGCTGGCGCTCTTTTCGCAATTTAGTATCAACGCTAAGAGGTCTTTGTTGAGCGCGACGAGTAACGGGGTGAGCTTCGGCTGGGCGGTTAATAGCAATTTTCTGAGGAACTGGCTTGCTGACAATTGGCGTAGAAAACTTCTTCACGGCGATATGTTGTTTCACGTCGACGCGAGCTTTCTGGGGTTTGGCAGCCAATGGCGTACGCTGCGGCATTTTAACGTGCCGGCGATTCAATGTGCTGGATTTCTGAACGTGTGCGGCGTGAATATTTGATACAGACGTACCACGCTTACTGATTGATTGTTCTTTTTCTATTTCAGATTTTTCAATCTTAATATCATCCATTACCATTCCAGTAATAGTATTGTAAGCTCGTCCATTGATAACCACGTAGTTTTTACTTGCCATTAATCCCCCTAATGTTTATTCCTGTATATTATATTACAAATCGCCTAAGGTTTTTTCAAGTGTAAAAATATGTTATAATTTCCGTAATTATGTACCAGAAAAAGAATCGCACTAAAGAGCTCGCACGGCGGACCTTTGTGTACACGCTGATGACATTATCACTTATAATTCTTCTTACGTTTTTGACGTTTAGAATGCTCGGCTATACGTTTGATCCGAATACGAAAGAATTGCAACAAACTGGACTTGTCCAATATGAATCACATCCTGGCGGGGCGCTGGTTTATGTTGACGATATGGAGCTGCGCCGCACTCCGACGAAAAGCACTGTTCTTCCTGGTAAGCACACTTTTTCGATGAAATTGGATAAATACGAACCGTGGCAAAAAACGTTGAATATTAAATCTGATACCGTGACAAATCTGAATTACGCCAGACTGATTCCGACAAAACGCGAAACTACCGAAGTAAAAACGTTCGACTCATTACAATCCATTTCTCTGTCGCCAGCTGGTAATTTCTTGATGGGATTTGGCGTTAAGGATAAAACTCCTATTCTGACAATTGGCGACATTCGCGACACAAACAAAGATAAGGAAAAGTTCACGGAACATGCATTAAGCACGAGCGTTTTGGCTGGCTATTCCCTGTCTTCTGACAATCATACGTTTACTGTGTCGGAGTGGGACCGCGATTCTCGTTACGCGCTAGTGAAGCATTCGTATCCAGCGGAAAATAACGCTACGGGCGTGCAGTGGTTGGTTTTTGATAGAGAAAATCCAGAGAAAATTACCGACGTAACAGCAATGACTGGTTTTGGAATTAAGCAAATTGGCTTTGCGGGGACTGGCGCACACACGGCTTACGCCTTGCAGGAAACTGGCGAATTGAGGCGAGTTGATCTTGATAGCTCGACAATTTCCAGCCCAATTTTGACTGGCGTCGAATCTTTCAAGCTTTACGGCGACGATCGTTTGTCCTACCTGGCTGTTATTGACGGTAAAAAAGTGGCAGGAATTTGGAAACGAGATTGGAAAGAGCCGTTTGTGATTGGCACTTTTGCTACTGATTCTACCCCGGTAATTCGAATTTCTCGCTATTTCAATAAAGACACGGTGGTTTTGACTGATGGCAAAAATATGACAATTTATAGAGGCGAC from Candidatus Nanosynbacter sp. HMT-352 harbors:
- a CDS encoding DUF4367 domain-containing protein translates to MASKNYVVINGRAYNTITGMVMDDIKIEKSEIEKEQSISKRGTSVSNIHAAHVQKSSTLNRRHVKMPQRTPLAAKPQKARVDVKQHIAVKKFSTPIVSKPVPQKIAINRPAEAHPVTRRAQQRPLSVDTKLRKERQPLAMNNNPLVAVAPQKIEKPVVKTAHQLKNEAIEKALSNEIISNKKARRRQKKGGALRWLNTFSVGFAVMLLGGYLTYLSMPNISIKMAAVQSGIDAKYPGYKPDGYALNGPIKFKSGEVSMKYAYADGSSGYTITQQKSGWNSSAVKEFFSEKHKNPNTTMIDGLTIYSGGKEAAWVNGGILYQISGDANLSSSQIEKIATSL
- a CDS encoding PEGA domain-containing protein; amino-acid sequence: MTFRMLGYTFDPNTKELQQTGLVQYESHPGGALVYVDDMELRRTPTKSTVLPGKHTFSMKLDKYEPWQKTLNIKSDTVTNLNYARLIPTKRETTEVKTFDSLQSISLSPAGNFLMGFGVKDKTPILTIGDIRDTNKDKEKFTEHALSTSVLAGYSLSSDNHTFTVSEWDRDSRYALVKHSYPAENNATGVQWLVFDRENPEKITDVTAMTGFGIKQIGFAGTGAHTAYALQETGELRRVDLDSSTISSPILTGVESFKLYGDDRLSYLAVIDGKKVAGIWKRDWKEPFVIGTFATDSTPVIRISRYFNKDTVVLTDGKNMTIYRGDISDSKDRQKEFLKTAKIIKTDNAITSITMDNAGRFIVAQNGATLQTYDLERKELSSAFNIGVAQEVKWLDNFYIRSISASGKMEIREFDGTNAHTLISVKPGLDSVLSSNQRYVYGLTTNASGKIVLSKMNMDNGSTGLFN